Proteins from one Lachnospiraceae bacterium KGMB03038 genomic window:
- a CDS encoding helix-turn-helix transcriptional regulator, with product MHISYKPLWHTLVERNMRKEDLRIAAGLTTNMIANMGKGKNISMETLVRICEALNCGILDVIELEQDKTTMETSE from the coding sequence ATGCACATAAGCTATAAACCCCTCTGGCACACGCTGGTTGAGCGCAATATGAGGAAAGAGGACTTGCGGATTGCCGCCGGTCTTACCACAAATATGATTGCCAACATGGGTAAAGGCAAAAACATCAGCATGGAAACGCTGGTTCGTATCTGCGAAGCCCTGAATTGTGGTATTTTGGATGTGATTGAGTTGGAACAGGACAAGACTACAATGGAGACATCAGAGTGA
- a CDS encoding DUF3221 domain-containing protein yields the protein MKRCIVFILTLICVLGLGGCNNRTMDYIIENEPNITGIVEEVQDNFIIINIKTESYPDGASCKVSLDVENKDSYTDVSVGDEIIVYYNGEIAESYPLQINTVYAITLKTPVNQDIE from the coding sequence ATGAAAAGATGTATAGTATTCATTCTGACACTGATTTGCGTATTAGGATTAGGAGGCTGTAACAATCGAACTATGGATTATATCATAGAAAATGAGCCAAATATTACCGGAATTGTGGAAGAAGTTCAAGACAATTTTATTATAATCAATATCAAAACGGAAAGTTATCCTGATGGAGCAAGTTGTAAAGTTTCATTAGATGTAGAAAACAAAGATAGCTATACCGATGTTTCTGTTGGCGATGAAATTATTGTGTACTACAACGGAGAAATAGCAGAAAGTTACCCGTTGCAGATAAATACCGTGTATGCAATTACTTTAAAAACACCTGTAAATCAAGATATTGAATAA
- a CDS encoding helix-turn-helix transcriptional regulator, whose product MEKNGLGKRINAVRKDRGLTADRLSEMCNINATYLRQIEGGVKMPSLPVFIDICKALKISPDYLLQDELEENEISTIREIEALWEEVSPSKQALALAMIKAALEHKE is encoded by the coding sequence ATGGAAAAGAACGGATTAGGAAAGCGTATCAACGCAGTAAGGAAAGACCGGGGCTTAACTGCTGACCGGCTCTCGGAAATGTGCAATATCAACGCTACTTATCTCCGACAGATTGAGGGCGGCGTGAAAATGCCCAGCCTGCCGGTATTCATAGACATTTGCAAGGCTCTGAAAATCTCGCCGGATTATCTTCTGCAAGACGAATTGGAAGAAAATGAAATCAGTACCATCCGGGAGATAGAAGCACTCTGGGAAGAAGTTTCTCCCAGCAAACAGGCGCTTGCACTTGCCATGATAAAAGCGGCGTTGGAGCATAAGGAGTAG
- a CDS encoding DUF4368 domain-containing protein gives MLRQATQNLITALYPRLSHEDELQGESNSISNQKRILETYAKQNGFTNLRWYTDDGFSGANFQRPGFQAMLADIEAGKVGTVIVKDMSRLGRNYLQVGFYTEMLFPQKGVRFIAVNDNVDSANGSMDNDFTPLRNLFNEWLVRDTSKKIKAVKRAKGMSGKPVTSKPVYGYLMDEDENYIVDEETAPVVQQIYQLCLAGNGPTKIARMLTEQQIPTPGTLEYRRTGSTRRYHPGYECKWATNTVVHILENREYTGCLVNFKTEKPSYKVKHSVENPVEKQAIFENHHEPIIDRETWERVQELRKQRKRPNRYDEVGLFSGMLFCADCGHVMYQQRYQNKNRKQDCYICGSYKKRTRDCTAHFIRTDLLTAGVLSNLRQVTEYAAKHESRFVKLLIQQNEIGGKRKTAATTRQLEQAQERIAEVSRIIKRLYEDNVNGKISDERFMELSADYEQEQRELKDRAAALQAELDKSQAATVNAEKFMGIVRKHLAFEELTPTLLREMIEKIVVHECSYDENGTRRQDIEIYYSFVGKIDLPEA, from the coding sequence ATGTTAAGACAAGCCACCCAAAACCTCATTACCGCCCTTTATCCGAGATTGTCCCATGAGGACGAGTTGCAAGGCGAGAGTAATTCCATATCGAACCAGAAAAGGATTTTGGAAACCTACGCCAAGCAGAACGGCTTTACTAATCTGCGCTGGTACACCGACGACGGCTTCTCCGGCGCGAACTTTCAAAGACCCGGTTTTCAAGCCATGCTTGCAGACATTGAAGCCGGGAAAGTCGGAACCGTCATAGTCAAGGACATGAGCCGGTTAGGGCGAAACTACTTGCAGGTAGGGTTTTACACGGAAATGCTGTTCCCTCAAAAGGGAGTGCGTTTTATCGCTGTCAACGACAATGTGGACAGCGCAAACGGCAGCATGGACAACGATTTTACCCCTCTGCGAAATCTGTTCAACGAATGGCTGGTGAGAGATACGAGCAAGAAAATCAAGGCAGTAAAACGAGCAAAAGGCATGAGCGGCAAGCCTGTTACCAGCAAGCCGGTCTATGGCTACCTCATGGACGAGGACGAGAACTATATCGTTGACGAGGAAACCGCGCCGGTTGTCCAGCAGATATACCAGCTTTGCCTTGCCGGGAATGGCCCGACCAAGATTGCCCGTATGCTTACGGAGCAGCAAATCCCCACGCCGGGGACGCTGGAATACCGCAGGACAGGCAGCACACGCCGCTACCACCCCGGCTATGAGTGTAAATGGGCGACAAACACCGTCGTTCATATCCTCGAAAACCGGGAGTACACCGGCTGTCTGGTAAACTTCAAGACGGAAAAGCCCTCTTACAAGGTCAAACACAGTGTAGAGAACCCCGTGGAGAAGCAGGCCATTTTTGAGAACCACCATGAGCCTATCATAGACCGGGAAACATGGGAGCGCGTGCAGGAGTTACGCAAGCAGCGCAAACGCCCGAACCGCTATGATGAAGTGGGGCTGTTCTCCGGTATGCTGTTCTGCGCCGACTGCGGCCATGTGATGTACCAGCAGCGGTATCAGAACAAGAACCGCAAGCAGGACTGTTACATCTGCGGCAGCTACAAGAAGCGCACCCGCGACTGTACGGCGCACTTTATCCGCACCGACCTGTTGACCGCCGGTGTCCTCTCCAATCTCCGGCAAGTGACGGAGTATGCCGCCAAGCATGAGAGCCGCTTTGTGAAGCTGCTTATCCAGCAGAACGAGATCGGCGGCAAGAGAAAGACCGCCGCAACCACCAGGCAGCTTGAACAGGCGCAGGAGCGCATTGCCGAAGTGAGCCGCATTATTAAGCGGCTGTATGAGGACAATGTGAACGGCAAAATCAGTGACGAGCGTTTCATGGAACTGTCAGCAGACTATGAGCAGGAACAGCGGGAACTGAAAGACCGCGCCGCCGCTTTGCAGGCCGAACTGGACAAGTCGCAGGCCGCCACCGTCAACGCGGAAAAGTTTATGGGTATCGTCCGAAAGCACCTTGCCTTTGAGGAATTGACCCCCACCCTCTTGCGGGAAATGATTGAAAAAATCGTCGTGCATGAGTGTAGCTATGACGAGAACGGCACCCGCAGGCAGGACATTGAGATTTATTACAGCTTTGTCGGCAAGATTGACTTGCCCGAAGCCTAA
- a CDS encoding ATP-binding protein yields the protein MKNEINAVLENMTTTAPEPEDYTGEDGLLYCGKCRKPKEAYFAPDKAAIFGRDRHPAECDCQRTAREEREAAEKRRRHLDTVEELKRRGFTDPTMRDWTFENDNGRNPQAGIARRYVEHWADMRADNIGCLFWGGVGTGKSYLAGCIANALMEKEIPVHMTNFALILNDLAASFENRNEYISRLCRYPLLIIDDFGMERGTEYGLEQVFNVIDSRYRSSKPLIVTTNLTLDDLRNPEDTAHSRIYDRLLSMCVPVRFTGDNFRQEAAQRKMESMKKLITD from the coding sequence ATGAAGAACGAAATCAACGCTGTTTTGGAGAATATGACGACCACCGCCCCGGAGCCGGAGGACTACACCGGCGAGGACGGTTTACTGTACTGCGGCAAGTGCCGCAAGCCGAAAGAAGCCTATTTTGCGCCGGATAAGGCCGCTATCTTTGGCCGTGACCGTCACCCGGCAGAGTGCGACTGCCAGAGAACCGCCCGCGAGGAACGGGAGGCCGCCGAGAAGCGGCGCAGGCACCTTGACACCGTGGAAGAACTGAAACGCCGGGGCTTTACCGACCCCACCATGCGGGACTGGACTTTTGAGAACGACAACGGCAGGAACCCGCAGGCCGGGATTGCCCGCCGGTATGTGGAGCATTGGGCGGATATGCGAGCCGACAATATCGGCTGCCTGTTCTGGGGCGGCGTGGGAACCGGGAAAAGCTATCTTGCGGGCTGTATCGCAAACGCCCTCATGGAGAAAGAAATCCCCGTCCACATGACGAACTTTGCCCTTATCCTCAACGACCTTGCCGCCAGCTTTGAGAACCGCAACGAGTACATTTCCCGCCTTTGCCGCTATCCGCTGCTTATCATTGACGACTTCGGCATGGAGCGCGGGACGGAATACGGGCTGGAACAGGTTTTCAATGTGATTGACAGCCGTTACCGCAGCAGCAAGCCGCTGATCGTCACGACCAACCTCACGCTGGACGACCTGCGGAACCCGGAGGACACCGCCCATTCCCGGATTTATGACCGCCTGCTTTCCATGTGCGTCCCGGTACGCTTTACCGGCGACAACTTCCGGCAGGAAGCCGCGCAGCGGAAAATGGAGAGCATGAAGAAACTGATTACCGACTGA
- a CDS encoding helix-turn-helix transcriptional regulator produces MLKATTIQERLWELRKDKGLNLEELAQQTGISKSALASYEANDNKEINHGNLVTLADFYEVSLDYLFCRTENREQINTPLMELHLNDEMVALLKSGRINNRLLCEIATNDKFEQLMTDTEIYIDGHATSTFRTLYETLEEQRQTIIQKYKQAENDFYSKTILAAEVKEEDFFCHVTHKTWDAILHDIRKAHEHDIDSTPDYSAAKKVAMDIRKAIQSSGDYLGKVWAVIFNTLGLDFYKLPPDEQKILKKILSKAPNIKNSPFNFRRKRK; encoded by the coding sequence ATGCTGAAAGCGACTACCATACAGGAACGCCTTTGGGAGTTACGCAAGGATAAAGGCTTAAATTTGGAAGAACTGGCGCAGCAAACCGGCATTTCAAAGTCAGCCCTCGCCAGTTATGAAGCCAACGACAATAAGGAAATCAACCACGGCAACCTTGTCACGCTGGCGGATTTTTATGAGGTATCTCTTGATTATCTGTTCTGCCGGACAGAAAACCGGGAGCAGATAAACACGCCCCTGATGGAACTGCACCTGAATGATGAAATGGTGGCGCTGCTAAAGAGTGGCCGTATCAACAACCGGCTCCTGTGTGAGATTGCTACCAACGATAAATTTGAGCAGCTTATGACCGACACGGAGATATACATAGACGGTCATGCAACCTCCACCTTTCGCACCCTGTATGAGACTTTGGAAGAACAGCGGCAGACCATCATCCAGAAATACAAGCAGGCGGAAAATGATTTCTATTCAAAGACCATCCTTGCCGCAGAGGTAAAGGAAGAAGATTTCTTCTGCCATGTGACGCACAAAACATGGGACGCCATTCTCCATGACATACGAAAAGCCCATGAACATGACATTGACAGCACGCCGGATTACTCTGCCGCAAAGAAAGTGGCGATGGATATTCGGAAAGCCATTCAATCCTCCGGGGATTATCTGGGAAAGGTGTGGGCGGTCATTTTCAATACGCTCGGCCTTGACTTTTACAAGCTGCCGCCGGATGAACAGAAGATATTAAAAAAGATATTGTCAAAAGCGCCGAACATCAAAAACAGCCCCTTCAACTTCCGGCGCAAGAGAAAATGA
- a CDS encoding replication initiator protein A, whose product MSVKGYAIHLSFSPGNAVLRRDKTPQSTRTQGGDTIADYIMADTPLPIYLPYPRFLLKMEISQTAKLLYSLLLDRSTLSQKNKWQDDEGRIYIIYPIAEIAEILDKGSTTIKGALNELDMAGLLERERGGFSAPNRLYVKVPRVPQVQFSDQLMAGNPTLIEPENRPTDGQKTDLMMVGKPSPNQTTINNLTESQTKGVSGEPPAPYGRYQNIFLSQTEYDELQAEYPDRLERFIEEMSRYLAANGKSYQNYAAALRIWAGNDKKKAPKKGIPDYSCKEGESL is encoded by the coding sequence GTGAGTGTCAAAGGGTACGCGATACATTTATCCTTTTCCCCCGGAAACGCCGTTCTAAGGCGTGACAAAACACCACAATCAACCCGAACACAGGGAGGTGATACTATCGCTGATTATATCATGGCAGACACGCCGCTGCCTATCTATCTGCCCTACCCCCGTTTCCTGCTGAAAATGGAGATTTCCCAGACCGCCAAGCTGCTGTATTCGCTGCTGTTAGACCGTTCCACACTCTCCCAGAAGAACAAGTGGCAGGACGACGAGGGCAGGATATATATTATCTATCCAATCGCGGAGATAGCCGAAATACTGGATAAGGGCAGCACCACCATAAAGGGGGCGCTTAATGAACTGGACATGGCGGGGCTGCTGGAACGGGAACGGGGCGGCTTCTCCGCACCGAACCGGCTTTATGTCAAAGTGCCGCGAGTGCCACAGGTACAGTTTTCCGACCAACTGATGGCCGGAAATCCGACCCTCATAGAGCCGGAAAACCGTCCTACTGATGGTCAGAAAACCGACCTTATGATGGTCGGAAAACCGTCCCCTAACCAAACTACTATAAACAACCTTACAGAGAGCCAAACAAAGGGAGTGAGTGGGGAGCCGCCCGCGCCCTATGGCCGATACCAGAATATTTTTCTGTCGCAGACCGAATACGACGAGTTGCAGGCAGAGTACCCCGACAGGCTGGAACGGTTCATCGAGGAAATGAGCCGCTACCTTGCCGCCAACGGGAAAAGCTACCAGAACTATGCCGCCGCCCTGCGGATATGGGCGGGGAACGACAAAAAGAAAGCCCCGAAAAAGGGCATACCAGACTACTCATGCAAGGAGGGCGAGAGTTTATGA